The following proteins are encoded in a genomic region of Sparus aurata chromosome 23, fSpaAur1.1, whole genome shotgun sequence:
- the map3k14a gene encoding mitogen-activated protein kinase kinase kinase 14, translated as MAVRQRIFNSTLPFSGSSKAELKGSLPPCSTADQEKEEEEEEEGKDSKMGYTACPYNPTMMKYMTHGTAEQVGELPPKTSSVIAQECETQDLQKFSPSDVKPSFVPYPNCLTSLSSEQNNVACPTTASIQEPSSSSAQLTPRKKTRKKQKRKGKKKQENKKEKQRQRHRMPSGVPEQESGSSLVQILVESSLGGRSNLSTSCCSSIVSSEERDRGPSLYSRPIYNTGSSCSPLPWRDGVCEHLSSVYSYQQVSDSDSVSSVGDCSLALAGLSGSVSQGDPCFAGPFFKDVEREVREEEDELSASDSDTNEGLFFFNEKFHIVDSEYKEGREYVLKEFVKEGSYGEVHIAQDVNTGFRFAVKKIALKRFSSEEVGAWSTLRSPRVVELFGVVREGPNVVLFMDHKSGSLGQLIAERGRLPEDLSLHYHSQVLAALEYLVKKKVAHLDIKADNVLLSEDGRDTFLCDFGHAERLDSQGQSLSGSKDLKGSETHMAPEIVKGEPRGAKADVWSSCCMLLHMLNGCQPWTRYYTCRLYLKIANERPPLREIPPDCNPLTAEVIKAGLQKDPAKRVSASELKEKAARALKEVGGLTSLVKGPYTEPLYFADKPPDSPLINSSTDCEDEEEHQESVEKVITAGRKTKKLGDDDEEKEAESKRGSLFCPQTLISEPNHKRGNKITTVPELELRKLERDFYLSSLSQLHSAEMQEQLLSCLSSDPYTNWEPWDKKDSGRWSMSPADDLSSGVFSYNSQPDVQLFSVDLLSHTQLPPPCCFEGVDVCIRDFNRRSIRIRETRRVKVGHIATGISDQISERVFTLETQQGQHVAHDDEVQESGLELCCVPAPDYNQAWRWRIRDGVLETR; from the exons ATGGCGGTGCGGCAAAGGATCTTTAACTCAACATTACCCTTCTCCGGCTCCTCCAAGGCCGAGCTGAAGGGGTCATTGCCACCTTGCTCGACTGCGGaccaggagaaggaggaggaggaggaggaggagggcaagGATAGCAAAATGGGCTACACAGCCTGTCCCTACAACCCTACAATGATGAAGTACATGACCCATGGGACTGCAGAGCAAGTGGGAGAACTGCCACCAAAGACCTCATCAGTCATTGCCCAAGAAT GTGAAACCCAGGACTTACAAAAGTTTAGTCCATCTGATGTGAAGCCTTCCTTCGTCCCCTACCCTAACTGCCTCACCAG TCTTTCCTCAGAACAAAACAACGTGGCGTGCCCGACCACAGCCTCCATCCAGGAGCCGAgcagctcctcagctcagctcacCCCAAGAAAGAAGACCAGGAAGAAACAGAAGCgcaaagggaagaaaaaacaggagaacAAGAAGGAGAAGCAGCGACAGAGACATCGAATGCCTTCTGGTGTCCCTGAACAGGAGAGTGGAAGTTCTCTGGTTCAGATCCTG GTGGAGTCGTCTCTTGGAGGGAGAAGCAACCTCAGCACTTCTTGCTGTAGCAGCATAGTGAGCTCAGAAGAGCGGGACAGAGGGCCTTCTCTCTACAGCCGTCCGATCTACAACACAGgctccagctgctctcctcTGCCCTGGAGGGACGGCGTTTGCGAGCACCTCTCCAGTGTCTATTCCTATCAGCAGGTCAGCGACTCAGACAGCGTCAGTAGTGTGGGAGACTGTTCGCTGGCCCTCGCTGGTCTCAGTGGTAGCGTCAGTCAAGGGGACCCGTGCTTCGCAGGGCCCTTTTTTAAAGATGTGGAGAGGGAGGTCcgagaagaggaagatgagctCTCAGCGTCCGATTCTGACACCAACGAGGGACTATTTTTCTTCAATGAA AAATTCCACATTGTGGACTCCGAGTACAAGGAAGGGAGGGAGTATGTCCTCAAAGAGTTTGTCAAGGAAGGCTCCTATGGTGAAGTACACATTGCTCAAGATGTCAACACAGGCTTCAGATTTGCGGTCAAAAAG ATCGCCCTGAAGAGGTTCAGCAGTGAGGAGGTGGGTGCGTGGAGTACCCTCAGATCTCCTCGTGTGGTGGAACTCTTTGGAGTGGTCAGAGAGGGCCCTAACGTTGTCCTCTTCATGGACCACAAATCTG GCTCTCTGGGCCAGCTAATAGCGGAGCGTGGGCGGCTGCCAGAGGACCTAAGTCTCCACTACCATTCCCAAGTCTTAGCAGCGCTGGAGTACCTAGTGAAGAAAAAAGTGGCGCATCTAGACATTAAAG CTGACAACGTGTTGCTGTCGGAGGACGGTAGAGACACCTTCCTGTGTGACTTCGGGCACGCAGAGAGACTTGACAGTCAGGGACAGAGTCTGAGTGGGTCCAAAG ATCTCAAGGGCTCGGAAACCCACATGGCCCCAGAGATTGTTAAAGGGGAACCCCGCGGAGCCAAAGCAGATGTGTGGAGCAGCTGCTGTATGTTACTGCACATGCTCAATGGGTGTCAACCTTGGACAAGATACTACACCTGCAGACTTTACCTGAAG ATTGCTAACGAGCGTCCGCCTCTGAGAGAGATCCCACCTGACTGCAACCCGCTCACAGCTGAAGTTATTAAGGCGGGACTTCAGAAGGATCCAGCCAAGAGAGTGTCAGCATCAGAACTCAAAGAAAAAGCTGCCAGAGCTCTGAAAGAAG TGGGAGGACTCACCAGCCTAGTGAAGGGACCCTACACCGAGCCCCTGTATTTTGCCGACAAACCTCCTGACTCCCCACTCATCAATAGCAGCACTGActgtgaggatgaggaggagcatCAAGAGTCTGTGGAGAAAGTGATCACAGCCGGGAGGAAGACAAAGAAACTGGGTGATGACGATGAAGAAAAGGAGGCTGAGTCAAAGCGAGGCTCGCTTTTCTGTCCACAAACGCTGATTTCTGAGCCGAACCATAAGAGGGGCAACAAGATCACCACAGTGCCTGAACTTGAGCTACGTAAACTGGAGCGAG ATTTCTACCTGAGCAGTCTGTCCCAGCTTCACTCGGCTGAGATGCAGGAGCAGCTGTTGTCTTGTCTCAGCAGTGACCCGTATACCAACTGGGAACCGTGGGACAAAAAG GACTCTGGCCGCTGGTCCATGAGCCCAGCAGACGACTTGAGCTCTGGTGTCTTCTCCTACAACAGTCAGCCAGATGTGCAGCTTTTCAGTGTGGATTTGCTGAGTCACACACAGCTACCACCTCCCTGCTGTTTTGAAG GGGTGGATGTCTGCATCAGAGACTTCAACAGGAGGAGCATCCGCATCAGAGAGACACGCCGGGTGAAGGTTGGCCACATCGCCACTGGAATCAGTGATCAG ATCTCTGAAAGGGTTTTCACCTTGGAGACCCAGCAGGGCCAGCATGTCGCTCATGATGACGAGGTGCAGGAGTCCGGTCTGGAGCTCTGCTGTGTTCCTGCTCCTGACTACAACCAAGCCTGGAGGTGGAGGATCAGAGACGGAGTGCTGGAGACGAGATAG